In one Campylobacter insulaenigrae NCTC 12927 genomic region, the following are encoded:
- a CDS encoding pentapeptide repeat-containing protein has protein sequence MEYNRFNIGLEIENSGIFIIGLDNDILTVSLDLAKFLEINANKIESLSDKLDVRDIAKPLNPYDIFNTLENKGKNTYNNTKIIEKIETPDFIEYHFHYGLILNVFANKENKVILEHIKKKIPKKAFINPIYFSYDIIGDSNAIPQDEISDLTKNYGYERKNYKSIFKKEVYINYSCLERLYFANCEFKSKVSLHHIDGSDNLVTFFNGIDFANCIFEDEINFKRFTSGSPLPDGKYYNNEQNTLFENCIFKKRVDFHNSKFVNSVYFTNSHFKDYADFHACEFEKTACFYGVTFEKTPNFSQVVFKDSVNLVNIKTNFNFEILNTTINNIDKPKDESANDFRDSFRTFKSALIKENNPLEASNFHKYELYCKEIELRENWNKRGKKAQNMLELQRNTWIFRDFIDSLLLGFYRKLCEHHTDFLRVFNNLILLIALYALFVSVFAWRHDDKSQDKRKISSLFDFLYSFEHNIHIVVFVCFLLGSILILYKLKLKPFTLYKCLYIKKWIRKTFVNKRALLLILQDLCNLTQNLIFALFFVSASFYLGQALGEFLGLDKYFAYSLLINTLFIGLYICFVYTESLFFGRYIILISSYIVFLVQLIQNPSIIHPIIDKIVNDNIGKNNYQDIMVLNICYTVLMFLVLFSLQKTARKNSIIPT, from the coding sequence ATGGAATATAATAGATTTAATATAGGATTAGAAATAGAAAATAGTGGAATTTTTATAATAGGTTTAGATAATGATATATTAACTGTTTCTTTAGATTTGGCAAAATTTTTAGAAATTAACGCAAATAAGATAGAATCTTTAAGTGATAAGTTAGATGTTAGAGATATAGCTAAGCCATTAAATCCATATGACATTTTCAACACTTTAGAAAATAAAGGAAAAAATACTTATAACAATACCAAGATTATAGAGAAAATTGAAACCCCTGACTTCATAGAATACCACTTTCATTATGGGTTAATACTAAATGTTTTTGCGAATAAAGAAAATAAAGTTATTTTAGAACATATAAAAAAGAAAATACCAAAAAAGGCATTTATAAATCCTATCTACTTTTCGTATGACATTATAGGTGATAGTAATGCTATTCCACAAGATGAAATATCAGATCTTACAAAGAATTATGGCTATGAAAGAAAAAATTATAAAAGTATTTTTAAAAAAGAAGTTTATATTAATTACAGCTGTCTTGAAAGATTATATTTTGCTAATTGTGAATTTAAATCCAAAGTGTCTCTACATCATATTGATGGCAGCGATAATTTGGTTACTTTCTTTAATGGTATAGATTTTGCTAATTGTATTTTTGAAGATGAAATAAATTTTAAACGATTTACATCAGGATCACCATTACCTGATGGTAAATATTATAATAATGAACAAAACACTTTATTTGAAAATTGTATTTTTAAAAAAAGAGTTGATTTTCATAATTCTAAATTTGTTAATAGTGTGTATTTTACTAATTCTCATTTTAAAGACTACGCAGATTTTCACGCATGTGAATTTGAAAAGACAGCTTGTTTTTATGGGGTAACTTTTGAAAAAACTCCAAATTTTTCTCAAGTAGTTTTCAAAGATAGTGTCAATTTAGTAAATATAAAAACTAATTTTAATTTTGAAATTTTAAATACTACTATAAATAATATAGACAAACCAAAAGATGAATCAGCAAATGATTTTAGAGATTCTTTTAGAACTTTTAAAAGTGCATTGATAAAAGAAAATAATCCTCTAGAGGCTTCAAATTTTCATAAATACGAGCTTTATTGTAAAGAGATAGAACTAAGAGAAAATTGGAACAAAAGAGGCAAAAAAGCACAAAATATGCTCGAACTACAAAGAAATACTTGGATATTTAGGGATTTTATAGATTCTTTACTTTTAGGATTTTATAGAAAATTATGCGAACATCATACTGATTTTTTGAGAGTTTTTAATAATCTTATATTATTAATTGCCCTATATGCTTTATTTGTTTCAGTTTTTGCATGGCGCCATGATGATAAATCACAAGACAAAAGAAAGATTTCGTCTTTATTTGATTTTTTGTATAGTTTTGAACATAATATTCATATTGTAGTTTTTGTTTGTTTTTTGTTGGGAAGTATCTTGATTTTATACAAATTAAAACTAAAACCTTTCACGCTATATAAATGTTTGTATATAAAGAAGTGGATACGAAAAACATTTGTAAATAAAAGAGCATTATTATTGATATTGCAAGATTTATGCAATCTAACACAAAACTTAATTTTTGCATTATTCTTTGTTTCTGCTTCTTTTTATTTAGGACAAGCACTAGGAGAATTTTTAGGTTTAGATAAGTATTTCGCATATTCATTACTAATAAATACATTATTTATTGGTTTATATATTTGTTTTGTTTATACCGAATCATTATTTTTTGGTAGATATATAATACTTATTTCATCTTATATAGTATTTCTTGTTCAGCTAATCCAAAACCCCAGTATAATACATCCTATAATAGATAAAATTGTAAATGATAATATTGGGAAAAATAATTATCAGGATATTATGGTATTAAATATTTGTTATACGGTATTAATGTTTTTAGTCCTTTTCTCCCTGCAAAAAACCGCAAGGAAAAATTCCATAATCCCAACTTAG